tcctcacggagccatcggatttcatcaaaaatatcttaatttgtgttctgaagattaatgaaggtcttacgggtgtggaacggcatgagggtgagtaattaatgacagaattttcatttttgggtgaactaaccctttaagactgtGTTGTGTCTGACCAACTAGCAGTTAATCAAGGTTACTTTTTGGATTCAAATTAGACCAATGTATTTTTTCATGTAGGCCTAACTGATAAAAAAGTTGATCAATCTTAAAGGAAAAAGATGATTAGCttgtaagactagtctaagcagtttatgcaaccaGAGTTTCTCACTGAAAATGCAAGTTACTCAATACACTATGCTGTTTCTTAATATTACAACATATAGGCATGATATAGCATGACCACAAACCTGAATTCCTCTTTCTCTGAGGTGCCTGAACAAGCCTTTTCTCATTGTCAGTCTGCCACAGAAACACAGAAAACCATTTCAAACTAACTTATTTTTAGGTTTATTTTGACACCACTACTAAGAAACGTTACCTTTCAATTAAAAAGGTGACCAGACTGCTTCTCAAAATCCACATGTCGGGTATATATTCTCTGTAGGAAGGAGTGAAATATGCACCTGTGTGATTACCATGCAAACAACACAGTATAGCCTTAACCCCAAATTTTTGGTGTATACAGACCTGTTGAAGATTTGTGGCAAGTAGAACTGCAGGAAACTCTCTCCGAGGGGAACAAATGGCAGAAGCCCAGTGTAGTACAGCAGGAGCAGCTGCAAACCTCGATTTACAGTGAACATATAGGGCATAGAGGAGTTCTGCCATTGACAAAAAAAGGAGACATTGACAAAGAAATATGTGGGCTATTTATTATTGAAACAAAATGGGTAGAGTGGGACTTAAATGCACACGCACTGCTTTGCGACAGTTTTTCATGATGGTGGAGTCAACAGAGGCCCAAACTGAGATGCCGTCTCTGTTGTATTTTTTCACAAGATCAGAAATCTGAAAGAGACAGTGCATAAAACTAATGttatttggggggggggggggggggggggggggggctgaaAATAGGGAGGCTTAGTAAATAGATGTAGTTAAATATGGTTGAAAATTTAGGGAAAAAATATTAAGGGCCATTATGATGATCCTGCTCTTGCCTTCTCAATCAGCATAGTGTTATTTTCTTTCACTTCGATGTTCACAGCTATATGAGGAAATTTGCGGAAAACATCCTCTAATAACGCAAAGTTTCTATCTGATCCAGTGCTGAAGTGGCCTGTACAAGGGGAATTGATAAGAGTAtaatcattatgcattaataaagATGTTAATATTGGCAATATATCATTGCTAAAAACACACACCAGTCTTGAAGGTGACCTCGAGTGTCTCTTTATAAGGAGGCAACtcctaaaaaagaaaaaattaaaatagaaaacctaTTGACCAAACAGGAAACAAGAAAATAACCATACACAATACAACCTAAAAGACCAAATAACAGAAACACAAAGTGCACAAAACAGAGAACATGTAACAATACAATATTGTTCGAAATTTCGTAATGattttatttgtaatgtttttgaaagaagtctcttattctcaccaggctgcatttatttgatcaaaaatacaggaaaACATTAATACTGtgattgtgaaatattattacagtttaaaagaattgttttctatttaaatatattttaaagtataatttattcctgtgatgtcaaagctgaattttcagcatcattactccagtcttcagtgtcacatgatccttcagaaatcattttaatatgatgatttgatgtttaagaaatatttcttcttattatcaaagttgaaaacatttatattttgggGGAAACTGATTAAttgttttcaggattctttaatgaatagaaaaaaataaaaataaaatagaaatcttttgtaatatgataactgtcacttttgatcaatttaatgcatccttgctgaaaaaaaagtatttctttaaaaaaaaattaaaaataaaaacttccacattattttttttttatcattaaaaaGTATAATTAGAGAATTATTTGTAATAGCATAGAGCAGCGCAGTATATCAGGAGAAAATGTGAACCTTGACCTCTGACCTCCAGGTTTAAGGAGGAGACGGTGACATCTTCCCCAGTCTGCCTCAGGAGGTTCTCATCATGTGACACAATCACATGACCATCTTTCGTCAAGTGACAGTCCAACTCCAGCATCTCTGTGCCCACTTCAACAGCACTGAGAGGTAAACGGAGAGTAATTTTAATCAGTGCGGCAGGAACATTCAGGGCAGATGTTTTCAGTGAAGATTATGTTACTACACTTTATTTAtgttataaatttaaataatttttaagattttttttggcctcctggttgagaaacactgagcTGATACTGATACAAGAAGCTGATACTAATCTACCATTCAGTCCAAAAGCATTGAGGCACTCACTGTGTAAAAGCCTCCATAGTGTTCTCAATCCTTTCACCACAGCCTGAGGACAGAGAGCAGGAGGTCAGAAACTGTGGACCCAcgctcatacacacacaaacataaaaattCCTCAAAGACTTAATCACTCACTTATTAACTAGCACTTTATATACAaaccccatgaggaaaacattcaCACATGCTGTCACAAACACACAGTCATCTAATGCTGTTCATTGACAGTTTTATGAAAAAGTCACAGGAAGGTTTTCTCTAGAAGGTTTATATAACTTTTGATGCTGTATGATAGTTCATCTATCACCTGAAAGAATTTGGTTGTGACATGCAAAGAGCAACAAGCGCAGTCAGAAacattttggttcattttaaagataatttaatAGTCAACTGCAGCATTATTACAGTTAATTAGGTTTAATGTGGCTCAAATTTTAAAAGCAAAAGCCAAGAATCCCAAGCCCCAGACATGAGATCAGATACTGTACCTCCCCTATGAGAGATGTGTGTGCAGTAGAAGGCGGTCTGCTTCTTCTTGTGCAGAATATGAGGGTTCTTCAGAAAGTACAGTGACGTGAGAGCGTAGCCCCCTACTGCTGGGAGCAGGTAGTACAGGTAGCTCGCCATAATAAGTGGAAAGATGAGCTCTCAGGGGCTCAGAGAGCACCAGATGAATGCAAAGACGGAAATATGATCTTTGAAAGAAAGATGGGATtttaatattatgtaatattttatgaatattacacattaataacattaaatgaatgttattatattaagtattatttatatacatcaAAGCATATGTATATACGCTGCccggacaaaaaaaaagaaagaaaaaatgtcgctgtttggattttaataggcaaatacttaagagtctatgaaTGGATcgttattacagtgattattatttagcaatggttcttttaacccttaaagatggagtgtgtagcttttcatttcttaaacaaccatgtattaagatgtatcatggaataattccaggatgacaatgtcaagattcaccagggctaaaattgtgaaagaattgttgggagggagcataaagaatcattttcacacataaatgggcacctctgagtccagaccttaaattgtcaattgtcaatacaagatcttgaccaaaaaattgatgcacctcttgatggaaataatatcacaacatttatttccattgacaggtgcatcattttttggtcaagatcttgtattgacaatgcaagaggtgagcactaggtaaagtctcctccagcacatcccaaaaacttacactgaggttaaggtcagcgccaattcatgtgtgaaaatgattcttcatgctccctccaacaattctttcacaattttaaccctggtgaatcttgacattgtcatcctgctatatggccatgatacatcttaatatatggttgtttaagaaatgaaaagctacacactccatttttaagggttaaaaaaaaacgttgccaaaaatataacatgctagaaacataataaccactatattaattaatattaaaaataattaattatattaagtatttgcctattaaaatccaaacagcgacatttttttggccaggcagtgtatataataataataaaaaaatctataaatcatCTACCCtaacccatttaaaaaaaaagaaaaacaaaaaatcttaccTGGACAATTTGTTTCTTCAACTCCTTAATTGAGATATTCTGGGGTATCTGATCCAAGTACACGGCAACTCCCACAAGCACCTGTTCTCAATGCTAATGCCAATATGACTGTCCttatctttccttttttttttctccttgtaTCTCTCACTGTAATTTACTACAGTTTCAAAGCCACTCCTGTTTTTAATCCCTCACCTTGCCTACCTATTATATTACCTTGCAACAAATGTTGCCCAATGTGCTCCAAAGAGAAGCAAAGCTACACAGCAATGTAAAGGTCCCACCTTTTCACAAATTCCTCCTAATATTAATGCAACCACACCAGAGAAACAGACCTAAACAATGAAATGTTTCTCTGTAAGTGTATGTATTCAGTAATCAGTCAGTCATTGGTAGTTACACTTTGTGACTCCAAGTTGCCCcctcctttttttttgtgactgtCAATGGGGTTTGTTGGAATGCGGTTTGCTCAACTTTTTTAGCGCATTTAGCAAGTGCAGGTTGTCAGCGACCTCCCAGAACATATCATTCTGCTTGCTTTTTATATGTACTTAATGACTTTTAATGACTAAGTAATAAACATATACAATACATATTCTCGCTGGTGCAAATTAGGCATGATTTGAAGGGAGAAAAAGCAAAATTGAGATGAAAAGCTCAAGGGGCTTCTGTATCATTGCAACAGTCGGTAGAAGGTAGTGGAGGACACGTGTTGATGTTTGGCCAGTATTCATGTTTTCACACATGTCAGTGTTTAACAAAGGCTTACagtgggtatatatatatatatatattgtgacaGTAATGCACACACAACAAATGTACACACTCTGTTGATTCTGCCTGTCAGCAGagcatttttgttttctattgtGCTGGTTTTGTATAGAATTGCTGAGAGACTGTTAGCGAACAAAAGGCGGCAGACAGATGGGAAGTGAGGCCGAGAGCGAATCCTTTCCTAATGtgtaacagcatttatttacctCAGTctcatattaaaaaaatgcaatgatTCAATGTATTAAGTCAGTTTTGCATTTGAATAAGTGGTACTAGACAAGTATGCAAGCACACCCTCAACCTTAATAGCTTGATCTGTCTTCGAGAGCAGAATGTCTCGCAGCAGAATTCTCAACCCATGCTGAAACATGTTGTCGAAGCGGAGGAGTGGTCCAACTGGACAGACAACTTGGCTTgttttaaaagagaaaaaaagtaacAGAGCTCCCAGAAAAACAAGGAGTGGAATTTGGGGGAAAAATATTAGTCCATTGTTTTAGccataaaacaattaaacattaACTTCCAGTAATGTTTACCTTTGCTCGGTTTAAACTTGACATGCACATCCATGCTTTATTTTTCCATTGTTAAAGAAAATTAAGTATGCCATATTGCCACTCCCTTCACAGGAAACCAGATAACTATCTTGCATCATGGGAATATGGCTAAAGGCAAAAATAACTGTGGCTGTCAGGTCGCAATTTATTCACTATACACTGATcataaatacattattaatacACAGAGAAAAGATAATAATGATCTATATTTGACAgccaataaaaaaagaattgagcgcaaattaaaagtcatttttaccaTAAGCCGATTTTAATTTGACATATGTACAATTAAGTtttaaacaaaactgaaataccTGAATTAAAAGAGAATgtgaatgatttttttcaaaTGATCATTTCCAAATATATTTAACCTTCAAAAATTGTTGAGGTTACAATATATGGAACgaatatgaatgattatttttttaaattattattttagtaaacATCTTTCAAGCAGGATTAAtggttctctttttttttttttttttataaattctttttttaataaagaaaagaCAACACAAGGACTTACAGTATCAggaattttatttaatatatgtatataattctgtttttgttaattgtttaatttattatacCCATAAGCATATACATAGACTATAACCATCCATAGCTCATTTCTCTTGACAATCTACCCATAtcatttaataatcttttaaaataattccTTATAAGATTCAGGGAAAAATAGATTTCAGAAAGAGTGAACAGCCAATTATTTTTCACACCCAAAGCgaacaaaatgaaagaaatgcaaaacatactttaaaaaggacaaaagtttttaaatcccttttttagtttttaaaaataaaaaaagacctTACCAATAGAACACCagcaataatcataataatagcCATTAAAAGGACATTATGATATCTGCCTCCTTTACAGGCTTTTGAAATCATACTGTATGCGTGCAGGTTTATATGTGAGAAATACATCCTTAaatgtgtaatgtgtgtgtgtgtgtgtgtgtgtgtaagactGTTGACAGTCCCCATGGTCCCAATCACAATACGCATATCATTGCCACTGACAATACAGTAATATAAATAATCTTTTTCTTGGTAATGAATTGTTTCCCTCAGATCACAGAGCGGGATGATCTCCACTCCTCATGAGGAAGCAGAGAAGAGCAGCTTCTGGTTGGAAAAGACAGACGTACAGACATAGACATGGGACGCGACCAACCGTCATTGCCTGTTACACTTTAGTTTTTACCCTAACAAGTGGTGGATTACGGAAAAAAGATGAAGACTAAAGCATAGAAATAAGAAACAACTTTTGTCACAGGAATAGATATAACAGAATAAATTGCactaaaaaaaactgaaatgaaacaAAACGTTTGGTCATGAGACACAAAGTGCAGGTGCACCGATTGAAAAATGTCACGTGATTGACGTGCGGGGTGAATTTTCTCTGCAGTTGGGGCTTGTCTCAATGGGGTTTTACACAGGGGGGTTTATAAATTTATGCAAATCACACCCTGTATTTATGCAAAACAGCTACACACTGTGCCATTTTAACTCATCCCACTTGAACATGCTTTCCTCATCCATGACTGGCCAAAAGCAATGATGGTTTCTTTaaaaactgctttttttttgCCCCCCACTGAAAACGTGTAATAAAGGCAGGTTGTTAAGTCTTAGATGCAATGCATGCAGAGTAAGTCAGTTTGACAATAGATAAACACAAGGTGAGCCAATCACAGGCAGGAGAGGCATGAGGTCAGCAAGCCCTGTGGAAAAGCCCTTTGAAAAGTTCTGACATCACAGGGagggaatgaggaaaaaaatgtgcTATGGCTCTGAAAGTGTTAAGCTTGGCTATGATTCCTCAATCACTCCAGGACAAGCGAAGAAAAGCAAAACAATAGAGAACAAGGATGAtgcgggaaaaaaaaaaaaaaaaaaaaaaaaaaaagtaagggACCGATATCTGCAAGCAACAAAGGCAGAACGTGGGGAACTATGTGTGACTTATCAGAAAGGAATCATGGCAACAGTAGCCATGGACATGGTAACCAATGACAACTATTATTATTCACAAAGAAATCAGAATCAACCCCCCATAAAAAACGCAAAAGAACGCACAATGAAGGTCTGCGCACCACA
The window above is part of the Chanodichthys erythropterus isolate Z2021 chromosome 3, ASM2448905v1, whole genome shotgun sequence genome. Proteins encoded here:
- the gdpd3a gene encoding lysophospholipase D GDPD3a isoform X1, translated to MASYLYYLLPAVGGYALTSLYFLKNPHILHKKKQTAFYCTHISHRGGCGERIENTMEAFTHAVEVGTEMLELDCHLTKDGHVIVSHDENLLRQTGEDVTVSSLNLEELPPYKETLEVTFKTGHFSTGSDRNFALLEDVFRKFPHIAVNIEVKENNTMLIEKISDLVKKYNRDGISVWASVDSTIMKNCRKANSSMPYMFTVNRGLQLLLLYYTGLLPFVPLGESFLQFYLPQIFNREYIPDMWILRSSLVTFLIERLTMRKGLFRHLRERGIQIHLFVCNDEQDIEAAFAAGATGVMSDYPTLLSNCIRCKQAT
- the gdpd3a gene encoding lysophospholipase D GDPD3a isoform X2, coding for MASYLYYLLPAVGGYALTSLYFLKNPHILHKKKQTAFYCTHISHRGGCGERIENTMEAFTHAVEVGTEMLELDCHLTKDGHVIVSHDENLLRQTGEDVTVSSLNLEISDLVKKYNRDGISVWASVDSTIMKNCRKANSSMPYMFTVNRGLQLLLLYYTGLLPFVPLGESFLQFYLPQIFNREYIPDMWILRSSLVTFLIERLTMRKGLFRHLRERGIQIHLFVCNDEQDIEAAFAAGATGVMSDYPTLLSNCIRCKQAT